The proteins below are encoded in one region of Hordeum vulgare subsp. vulgare chromosome 3H, MorexV3_pseudomolecules_assembly, whole genome shotgun sequence:
- the LOC123440206 gene encoding uncharacterized protein LOC123440206: protein MRREAAVAPAAAVTSPQTAASGPEMGNAGAVVIDVDSPAAAAIDLDLDAGHGVACRICHLSPEGGDAPATAPGSEVIRLGCCCKEELGHAHRQCAEAWFRIKGDRRCEICGSDAKNITGLEVKKFMEDWHGRRMDTTGDMVERESTCWRRQPFCNFLLACLLIAFMLPWFFRVNIL, encoded by the exons ATGCGGCGAGAAGCGGCCGTCGCGCCCGCGGCGGCCGTCACCTCGCCGCAGACCGCGGCCAGCGGACCGGAAATGGGGAATGCCGGGGCGGTGGTCATCGACGTCGACAGTCCCGCGGCGGCGGCCATCGATCTCGACCTCGACGCCGGGCACGGCGTGGCGTGCCGGATCTgccacctcagccccgagggcggCGACGCGCCCGCAACGGCGCCTGGGTCGGAGGTGATCCGGCTCGGCTGCTGCTGCAAGGAGGAGCTCGGCCACGCGCACCGACAATGCGCCGAGGCGTGGTTCCGGATCAAGGGCGACAG GCGCTGTGAAATTTGTGGTTCAGATGCCAAAAACATTACTGGCCTGGAAGTGAAAAAATTCATGGAGGATTGGCATGGGCGAAGAATGGATACCACCGGAGATATGGTAGAGAGGGAAAGCACTTGCTGGCGGCGGCAGCCCTTTTGCAACTTCTTGCTAGCTTGCTTACTGATTGCTTTCATGCTCCCCTGGTTTTTCCGTGTAAATATACTGTGA